A segment of the Trifolium pratense cultivar HEN17-A07 linkage group LG7, ARS_RC_1.1, whole genome shotgun sequence genome:
AGAGTCTTGTGAATAAACATAGTAATGTATAAAGAGAAATGCTAATTATCTCGACAATGAATATCACGAAACATTCACGAATGATGTGGTAACTATATTTGTTCTCTTGTTTCTATCTCCTTAACATTATGTTTGTTTGCATAGATTTAgaaaagagataaaaaaaaaaaaaaataagagagagAAAGCAGAGAAATGTAGTATTTCTACCGTTTGGATAAGCATAGAAATAAAGAGTGGAAAATTATGTGTGGTAGGACCCCCAAAAATTTTCTCTCCTGAAGAGGCAAGAGGTTTTTGTTGAAGGCTAACCGTACATATTTATGAATTATgactaagtttttttatatagatCGCAGTGGTGTCTCCGAGTTTTTGGAGGCTTTGTGCAAAATATGAAAGTGtgcttttaataaaaaaaaaaaaacgtaatttttttttatataaaaaatcatcatcgatttaaattgcaaataacataaaattataatcattcttgtaattaacataaaaaagattcatagtctaacaataacaacaaaatacattatagctactttgcttataaaaaaaacattctcgCTACTTAAATCGACTCATTCTTGCTgcattttttgaagcaaattcaTTCAACtttaatggagtttttgagaATAGAAGGAAGGAGGTTAACCAACGTTAATGTCGCCGGTGATGGTGGCAGGTCGACGCCTGGTGGTGGTGAtttaatggagtttttgagaaaaaaatacgTAGAACGCAAAACGTAGAACGCAAAACGCAAGATATATTTCTCTTGtctgctatttttttttcttaggaAAACGGGTTGGGCTGTGCCTTACTGCCCTTACAACATTTtctaacataaataattaatttttacacttcctaacttactaatactactaccctataattttttttttgtgacccTCATTTTTAAGAGACCTTGTGCCACAACCCATGTCGCACATGGGCCTAGGCCGCCCCTGATCGCCCGATCAATTTGCATGCATACAATCTCTATTCATCTAAACAATATACACTTTCTATTATTTGTTATTTCTCTTCtcttatatttatctatttccTATTTCTTTCAATATCCAAATGTAGTGAAACGTACCACTTCTTCTCTTCCATTATCTCTGAGGAGCTCCCATTTCTCATTTGGATAACCTCATCAATCACTTCAATTTGATAATTAACTCGATGGTCACAAAATGAagtgtttttttcttcaaagaGAAGTGTAGAATTGTAGAGAACAAAGCAACAAGATGAAGATAATAAAAGGATTTGCTAAGGACTCAACGGAGAACACCATAAGATTGAACATGATATATTAgtcaatttgaatttgggtaTCGATAATTTGAAGATATTTACCCAACAATTAATAAGAACAAActacataaataaatttgcatATGATACTCACAACAAacttttaaacattttttacttCACATGCATGCATCTGACTTGTTATAATTGATTGATGGGTAAATACCCTCAAATTGTCAAGAGGTTCTAGCGTAGAAAAAATCTATCCAAATCTAATAAAGTTGTCTTGAAAATTGTGTAGTCACAACTCTTATTTTTATGAGAACAACTAAACtaacaaaccaaaaaataaaatttaactatCTTGTACATAAACTATTTTACTGATAATAAATGAGAGATCTAACATGTTGAACAATTGTTTGTGTTAGCTTAGCTACTTTCCGACACAGCATAAAAGCACTACAAACACAACATTTATCTGATCAGAAATTTGGCACCGCAAGCATTTATACAGGGATAGACCAAGTTTGTTTCTTCTGCAGATTCTCCACATAACAATCATACTTGCTCCAAATTTTTTAGTTCTGTTCATGGAATTCTCATGTAAGATTGGCGTGTGCTGAGAACCAAGGTAATCCTGTTTGAGAACACTGTTTTGCATCCGAGACAGGAACAATCGGACCCAGAAAGATGCGCCACAAATCAAGTATTATTGTGACCAGCATAGCAGCACCCAAAGCATCAACAGCCACTCTGGGCAAGTCCCATTTATTGCCAGGTTTTTCGTCAATCCTGCACATTCACATGAGTAATTATCAATAAGATCAGTAATTTAGTATAATGATGGCATATTTCCATTTCTTGTGATCTGGTAGGCAACTAGTCCAAATACAGAATGAGTCAAACACTGCTAGTTAAAAACTGACCTTAGAAACATGGGGAAACTCACGATAAAGTAGATTGCATAAAACAATGATCCAACTTTGTACATAGAGTCTCGATCCACAAATTCATAATAAGGGAACTGCATGTAGTCAAATAGATAACAATAACATTATTACAAATTTAGCATTTGATATTGAAGGTCCAAGGCAatgctaaataaaaatttagcaACGCGAAATCTTGCATAATATTTTGCAGAAAGGGCAACACCACTAAATCTTGCAGTAAAACAAAAACTAAGTGATTATGGGTCCACACCGTATATTGCTTTACCAAACCAACAAATTGTTGGCAAATAAAGTGATTGAGGAAATTTCTAAAATAGAAGAAACAGCTATATAACATTATATTTGAGgactatttaacaacactgatAACGAAATATCCACTTGAAGGTAGGTtcaatcaaaatgaaaaaagggAGAAATGTCTAAGATGGTTTAACTAAATATGTCAAAAGAATTAGAGGTTCCATAACACAAAAGAAGCAAGAGAATTTAGACAGCAGGTGTTTAGCCAAataacagaaaaaataaaagaaaacccAGCAGAATGGTTTGTTGCAACATACATTGGAAATAGCCAACGTCTCCAGGTATGCTATAAAATAAGCAAGAGCGAGAATCCATGCAGCTTCGGCAGCCCACCGAATTTTTTCTGGCGTATCAGCCAGAAAATGTCGTAACCGACGCAGTGTCATGTTCGATGCAACATGATAAAAGAGGAAACAAACATGAGTAAGCAGGAATGTTGTGTGTGGTACCTGCCACCAACAAATTGAGCAAATCAATAAAAGAGTATGTGATCTCACTAACAGATAAATAATAGGTCCTTGGCTTACATTGTTCATTTTCCATGATGGAAAGGTGTAAGATGCACCCAGAACAGTGAAAAAGTAATGAGTCCAGAAATAATTTCCAACATAACTGAAAATTATTATCCAGAGATTGGCCTGTCAGCAGTATATATACGTACATGTTAGGTTGTGAGGAGATCGACAGACTTaacacaaataaatatatacacataGACCGCACAATAAATCAATAATAAGGATTGTAATGTAAGTGTCATTCCTTtatcataatataaaataaataaaaaatgacaatagTAACAGACATAAGCATCACAATCCATTTTAGGATATAGAACAACTAAATCTGAATGTAAATGAAAGGAAACTGTAAAGCCCTCAATCAAgacatgaaaaattaaattaatcacAGTCCACGCCATCTCCGCTTGAGCTTCCAGTCTGTTTTGGATCTTGACTTAAGGAGTTGGGTACCAGAAGGTAAGTACTACAGGGTTCGTGACTAGAAGGAAAACATTTTGTTTACCATCAAGAATGACACAAATGGATAAATTCACGCAATTCTTATGGTCAAGCCTTTTCCTAtgttttttcttgtgttttttcttgtattAACAAGATTGAAAGGGGCGGTTTCGATTTGAAACATACACTTTATTATTAGGGACTGAAACTGGTTTTATTAACTTATTGATATTAAGAACCAACTACAAAATGAATGGCCACAAAGATAATGCAAAATGTGCACTCCAAGTGTACCACTTGTCACAATTTCAATTACTTTAATGCCTGGTCCTGGTAAATATAGAATTTGATAACAACCAAGTTGGGCAAAGCCAATAAGGCTAGTTCTATTATGtctgaaaaattcattttctgaAAAAATAGACCATTACCTAATCATAACAAGTGAAGCCAAAGACATATCAAATACAAGAAATAACACTCCAATGTCAATGAATAATAATTAAGGTGCACACTACAATGCAATACAACAAAACagtaaaaatttggaaaatggTACCCCACAAAAACACTTGCCTTGACCCAATAACGGTCCTTCCAAGGGATGCCTCTATCAGCCTGCAAAAATTGATATaccaaaaaacaatttaacgCCATTCTTAGCTCACATTGACTATATCTATATCAAAAGACAGTAGGAAAAgaagataaattatttttcgggataaataaaaaaatacgatGACAGGGGTAAAATTGGGAGAGAAAAAtgaaagctataagctcgtgaggaaaaaaaatcaaaaatgttaccaaacagattttttttccccatatgaacttataagctataagcccAAAATTTGGCATTGACAAATAGAGCCTTAAGAAAATTTATAGAAACAATTTATAACATGTCCATGAGTTACTTTCatcttatttccataagctctcagGATAGCTTACAAAAACCATTTGACTttagtttatcttttgttatagacaTAACCTATACGAGCACTTATGATaaacacttaattaagttgtttatccaaacagatcCAATTAGaaagcaataaaaaaaattaccttaCCAACGAGCAGCATTGGAATAAGGAAAGAAGGAACTGCTGAGATCAACCCAAGAAGTAAATATTCCAATTCTGTGAAATTCTGTCGAGTAAAGTAGAACAGTGatgttattttactaaaaagtAAGAAAATCGATGATTGAAAATGAATAGTTTGTAATTAGAGAAAAACCTCATAAAGCTTGTAAGGAACAACAATGCCGAGAGAAAGAGAGAGCCAGAAAGGGGTATAGAGAAGGAAGAAAAGTTCGCCCCATCTTTTGCTGGGGTTTGGAGCCAACCATAAGCTTGGAGTCGCTGAAGCTGAACCTGCAGTTTTCACTTTTCAACACAAACAAACAGAGATTTAGATTACAGAAAAGCGATTATGAATTATCGATACCATACTGAGAGATGATTTATGGATTAATGAATCGGGGATTTTTGAGAGATATGAAATTGGGAGTTACCGCCCATTCTAGAATACGGATCTGCTTCAACGGATGCAAGATGATGAGATATGCAATTGAATCGAATCAATACCTCTTTCCTTTGACTCTTCCGTCACTCTTCATTATTACAGTACTATCTTTCATTTCTCTCACGTGTCATATTCGAATGCATTATACGAAgatattcatatttttcagtACTATCCATCActcctttataatttttttataataatatctAATAAGTACTCGATCCCTTCAATAGAACATCTTTTAAAAAGTTATAATTAGATTTTACCAATAATACATT
Coding sequences within it:
- the LOC123897010 gene encoding cycloeucalenol cycloisomerase isoform X2 yields the protein MGVKTAGSASATPSLWLAPNPSKRWGELFFLLYTPFWLSLSLGIVVPYKLYENFTELEYLLLGLISAVPSFLIPMLLVGKADRGIPWKDRYWVKANLWIIIFSYVGNYFWTHYFFTVLGASYTFPSWKMNNVPHTTFLLTHVCFLFYHVASNMTLRRLRHFLADTPEKIRWAAEAAWILALAYFIAYLETLAISNFPYYEFVDRDSMYKVGSLFYAIYFIVSFPMFLRIDEKPGNKWDLPRVAVDALGAAMLVTIILDLWRIFLGPIVPVSDAKQCSQTGLPWFSAHANLT
- the LOC123897010 gene encoding cycloeucalenol cycloisomerase isoform X1, whose product is MGVKTAGSASATPSLWLAPNPSKRWGELFFLLYTPFWLSLSLGIVVPYKLYENFTELEYLLLGLISAVPSFLIPMLLVGKADRGIPWKDRYWVKANLWIIIFSYVGNYFWTHYFFTVLGASYTFPSWKMNNVSQGPIIYLLVRSHTLLLICSICWWQVPHTTFLLTHVCFLFYHVASNMTLRRLRHFLADTPEKIRWAAEAAWILALAYFIAYLETLAISNFPYYEFVDRDSMYKVGSLFYAIYFIVSFPMFLRIDEKPGNKWDLPRVAVDALGAAMLVTIILDLWRIFLGPIVPVSDAKQCSQTGLPWFSAHANLT